In Lactuca sativa cultivar Salinas chromosome 5, Lsat_Salinas_v11, whole genome shotgun sequence, the DNA window AAATCAAGTCATTGCCATCTGTGAATTCCTATATTGGTTAAAAAATAAGGTATATATTAGTCAACATTACCATCATTAACGGTTTAGTTTGCCAGAACTTTCTCTGCCCTTACCCTTTACTTATTTAAGCAACATGTTACAAGGCCAGTTGTGATTCGGTTATGGAGTTTATATCAAGTTAACAGATTAAATGTTAGACCGGATCCTATTGGAATTCAATTCCATTCTAATCTCGTTTTTTATTGCAAATGATGAATGTACAAAGTCTTCTCTTCTGACCCATGGATATCAAAATTCCATCCTAAAACCCATGGAATGCAATTCCCCACATTTCCTCCTTATCAAAAAACATTCAAATACCCTTTTATCCTTAAATATCTCAAGTAAACTCCTCTTGCTCTTTCTCTCTTCTCCCTCACAAATGCTCAGACAACCAATCATTTGATAGAATTCGATTCTTTAAGATTCCAATTTCTTTTGACATATTTAAATTCCTTGCGAACCCAGTCTTATTTTCTAAATGTTATTATTAAGGGAAGCCCTTTCATAGTTTCATGGTTGTCCAATGCATCCTAGGTCTAATGCAATTTCAAAGAGGTGTCGAATACTCTTATCTGTCCCAAAAACATGTGGGTTGACCAAGAAGAAGTACAATGTTTCTTTCTTTAACAGGATTCCTATTCAAAGTTCCATCAAACAAGTACAAGATATTAGTGAGATAAACCTTGCTCCATAAGTTTTACCAATTCTGCCTTATTATTTaaggggtatttctggcatgtgataattaattaaatatgcaTAATAACCAAAGAGCCTCTGGCCTATTTGAAAGGTGCTCCTCAAACCAAAAGGTTATACCCCAATGAAATAGGTAAGTATTAAGCTAAACGCAAGAAGTAACAACATACTTGTATATGTTTTGTTTATAATAaacaaagaaatgaaagtatattgctattttgTGCGTTTATGTGAACTGTTAGGTTGTTTTACCTTGAACAGATTTGAGCAGGAGAGCACTGGACACTGGCTTTTACAACCAGTAAGAGAAAGTAATCTTCAGCTGTTTTCTCTTATTGCAATATGGATCTCAAGCAAAGTATGTTAATGTTACCTCAACCTACACTTTTATTACTTCAAATAAACTCTATTATATCTTttacaataattaaaaaaaatattcgtttttttttttctaataaatttaaaaccaCTTGCAGATTGATGATTCTCTTCCCTTATCGGTAAAAAAGTTGAAAAGTCTGGCAGATAAGATAATACAAGAGCAGCATTATACAACTAGAGATTTTGCAGAAGCTGTAAGCTAattttattatcattattattttttCAATCTTTATGGTTGTGATTCTTAAATAGATGAAAAAATTGTGCAGGAAGTGATCTTCATGAAGGTAAATTTTCATACTATATCTATCTCTCTGTACAATAAGGccatgttatttattttttatttttttattttttttgtgacATCATTATTTGGCACCATGAATGAAGGTCTTGGATTATGAGATTGGTACATCAGATATTGTCTTCAGGTTTCTTGAAGACCTAGTTATTCAGTTGAAGTGAGTGAGTGgtttcaagttgttttgttttttcatttGCTAATTACTTTTTGTTAGAGTCActgattaattaataataataattttttgtttgagTTTAGGGAGGTTGCAACAGTTGGGGAGCATTTGGATTTTGAAGTATGCATGGACATTATGGATCTTCTTTACGAAAAGGAGGAGACTTCAACTCTTTATAATTCTCCTCATTCTCTTGCTGCATCAATTCTGGCATGTTTCTTACTATTttttaatacaaaagaaaaaCATGCTTTATTTATTGGAGTAAAACTTGGAAATTTTTTGATAGTTATTTATTCGTCGTGCAGGTTGCCTCGTATGTGATCACAGTTCCTAAACAAAGATGGGAGTTTCCTATTCTTCCTTGGGGTAAGCTTCCTCCATATATCCTATATCTTTTTTTATTGGTTTAACAAACCTTATATATATTCATCATATAAATCTacaaaaaacttaagaaaacccACAAACCTTCATTTCACCTTTCCACGCATGTCAGCATTGATGTCAACATTGAGatgacaataataataataataataataataataatatatggcTTCGAAAGTCAAACTAAACAAGTGCCATTGTGACCTTGTGTACCATATCCCTTAAAGCTATGAAACAATCCCGGATATGAAAgcattaaaacaaataaaaacaagcCCTTAAATTCACATTAACGTATTGAAAGAGTAACAAGCCTCAATTAAATATTACCTTTTACCATAATTAAACGAAGAGGAAAGAGGGGCGGTGGTACTGTCGACACTGCCGCCCTTCCCGACACCACCACCACCTGGAAAAGTTCCTTTGCAGAGCAGGATTACCAGATCGACACAAATCATGTTTTAAACTTTCAATACTCATACTATGTATGCCACAATTCAAGCTATTCTTTCTCTCTATGCTAGTGGTCATACAACCGGTAAGTATTTTCCGATCGTCTTCTTTTTTGGATTTCGGCGATGGTGTGAGTCATACTGTTCCGATCTATGAAGGTTACGATCCTTGCCAGACGACCTAATGAAGATCCTGACCGAAGGTGGCTACTCTTTAACGAAATCATGATCAGAGCAGAGCGTTACCATccaagttgtaacatcccaaaactcaaaacaaaaaattttcgatttttataTTAAACAAAACTCCAACCAAATatgtttgtcaaaaccataaagtTTTCAGAGCAAAACAAataacatcccaaaagtacatCAGAGTCAATAAGCGggaaaatcatggtgtgtgcaatgcgatCATTCCAAGCTCTTCCCTTTCAATCCAaaagtacatgaaacataaaatgcaaaccgtaagcacaaagcttagtgagtccccaaaataccgcataccatatatATACGCCAACTCAAGGCtttaccgggtctatttcactccgagtctatttcaacttatATGTCAGCCCAAGGTGTCAGTACAAGACTGTACCGGTTCTATTtcaccccatatatatatatatatatatatatatatatatatatatatatatatatatatatatatatatatatatatatatatatatatatatagcaaacatgcacacatacatacaacacatacaataggagtcacaaagactacaagcacatTACAATCCCTTTACAATATAGTGAGCAAACTCATCTCAGTCTGTTGTCAGTTAAATAGATGCTTGGGCTGTTGAACCGGAGAATCCCCACAATAATCAAtcgaataaaaccctaattaataattgggtcataAACATAGTCGAGACTTAAACAACTAATCCTAAgtcctagggtaaaagaccattttacccttccctcaATTGGCCTAAATAACCGAGCCCCAAACTCAATGGCACTAAAAAGCCAACAGTGACCCAAATCCAAAAGACACTTGAGGCCCAACAAAAGCCCAAACCCCTAAAGTCTAAAGGTGGCATATACCACAAAAGCCTATGACTAGgctgagtacgctaagcgtaccagaagtacgcccggcgtactggGTGGCTTCAGGTGATCGGGGACTCGGATGCGTTTGCATACGCCCGATGTACGCCCCTTGTTAAGCCATtttgccattaagcacttaatgcttaagactCAACGTCCAAAGATCCAAACCTTGGGGAACGTCTTAACCCATAATGTCATTAACTTGATGCCTTTGCATGACTCAAATCAactcaaaccctagatttagcatcctactttcaccaAGTGGACataaactcatgcatggttgatccTCAACCATCTAGATGCTTACTTTATGGACTAGGGATCTCAGAAACATCAAGAGGAGCTACTCATAACTTCTGGAGCTGTAAAATTCCACTAGATCTCATACATGAGACCAAAAAGTGACCAAAACTCCATAATATCTAGATCTAAGCATAGAATGAGCAAggtccaagctttatacctcattgAAGCTGGAAATGATGAGTGaaatctggatctacaagctcctcctTGATCAAAGCTCATTCTCCaagtttcttcttcttcaaggttCACCAACACTCACTAAAACACACACAAAGGGGGTCAAGTCTCTCTATATATGAActagggtttcgaaatgaggCTCCAAAGAGCAATGGAGGTCGGGAAATGAGAGAACCTTGGgacataaggttgtttaaatggggtccaaaccctaaaattagggtttgtccactaattacgtacgcccaacgtacacactCTCCTCCCAAAAATTACAATAATGCccctaaggaccaaaattgcagaCTAATTACACACTAAGAgtcaaaatgaaaaatacattgaATCAGATGTTACATAAGTAACCACATCTTGCCACCGTTGCCCAAGCCATCACCGGTTGCCACCGTTGTCCAAGCCATCGCCACTCGCCACCGATTCACCTCCATGGATCTCGATCTCGATATATCATCTTTTAATCTCACCCTTGCCCCTTCCCTATGGTTTGTGTaattaatttcaatttttttttatatataattttatcatcataatgaGGTTCATGTTTTAAATTAAATCATAGGTGTGCGGATTTGGATTTGCAGGGTAACGATCCAAATTCTGGGTATTCAAAGAAATAAGGGAAGTTGGGTCAAGAGAAAATGCTTATGTTGCAAGGGGTAATCGGGTTACCTCTTCATACTTTCCCAAGGGACTATTAAACCCGACAAAAGTCACTTTATGCTCCTAAAAAGCAACAAAAATAGTTTACGGACCGATCAAACCACTTCTTGAAACTTCGTAGGGCTAGATTGTCATTTCCCCTTAAAACTTTCCTGTTTCATTTCATTGAGTTATTGCATCAAAGACTTTGTGTGCATCCTCATGAAAGTCGATTGGAGGAGCATAGCAATAGCAATGGATTTTACCGGAAAAAGCCTTGTTGCGTGGTGCAACGATGACGGTAAGACGCATTGACAATAGGTCGTTGGCAATAGCAGTAAAAGTAACCACTATACACTCTTCACATCTAAAAACCGGTGGTAGGACACATTGTAGCTGTAGTTTAGTGGGGCGTTAAAAAAAACTTGTGGGAGGAGGCAGTGATGAAGACGGTCATTTTGCTGGAGGTAAGAGTAAGAGACGCCAGTGGGTTTGACGTCAACGACAGTGGCAGTGGTGGTGGGCATCGCCATTGGTAGAAAGAAAATGGTAGATGATTGTTTCTCTTAAAAAACTGGTGGTAGGAGGTAGCAACTTCGGCGATAGGAGGCGGCAATGGGAGAGGGAGGAGACAGTGGTGGCTCCGATTTCTGCGGTAGTGGTGGGTATCAAGGAGTGATTTTTTTTAAGCAAATCTCGATGGTTTCGTATATATAGCACGAagatgtttgattttttttttttttttttttttattatcatcTTTGGCCTTTGAAGCATATTTTATTGCATTTTTAGTGCCTACAAATGAAagtgatttttgaaaaaaaaaagataataataaaaaaaagcaaTACGAATATACGATAACCTGAGTTTTAGATCTCAATACTCACTAAAATGAGAATTTACAGTGTCTCTTACATTCCTTCAAATAAATAATGCAGTGAAATATGGACTGGCATGCAAAGAGGATATCATAGAAGTTGTTAGAGACATATTGAAACATGTGTTGCAACCATGTTCAATGTGAGATGCTTCCACAAGGCAAAAATATCTCGTACATTCCTTTAAAGCAAAGGACGAATTAACATATTCAAATACTATTCCAAAATGCAATCAAACTTGGTATGGttgttagaatgatcaaatatGGATGGAATTGATGTTTGCATAAATCAAAGAGACATCGACCATGCGCAAACATTGGTAAAATAAAATAGTTTTAGGTCTTAACTAGCTTTTATATGTTCAACTCTTTACTTCAGTAGTTACAAATTTATCTAATAATAACTCATCCAATTTAATATCCAAATTAATATGGTTTAAAATAATCATCTATCTCAAAGCATATTAATTTATTTTGAAGCATATTAATCTAAAACTACAAAAACTTTTTTAATTTATGTATCAATTACTATATCTTAAAATCTATATATTTTTAACTAATAACATTTAAATGATTAATTGAAATGTGATGttcaatataatattttatttgagttatttttttatctaaaaagttattttttaatCTTATAAAGGATAATATTTacgtaatgatatatatatatatatatatatatatatatatatatatatatatatatatatatatatatatattctaaattataataattcgaaTATAAGTGTCTatttttttgttagtttttaAAAGTAATTAAAACTTATTAAAATCATAAAAGTTCATTTGAAAAAATATGGTTTTGTTAAAGTGGAAATCTTTAAATTCAAGAAAACTTTATAAAAACATTACTCAATAATTTAATGTAATGAATCATACATTAAGGAcataattatttaaaagtatagttAATTTATCTTTTTATATACCTATAAGTTTTAGTAGTGACATTAATTTATACCTCTGTATCATGTTAccgagaaaaaaaaataaaaggagaAGACATAGTTTACCACCACAAGGTCTCTAATTAGCAAGCCGTCCTAGACAACATTATGATCCTAATACATCAaagaacacaatcatttaaaattATAGTAAGTGATCATTTTATATATCTATTTAGAAGTGACATTTGTTCGTATCATGTAAccgagaaaaaaaaagaaaaaaaaagaaataaaagataGATGGTTCGTCATTACATGGTCCCTAATCAACATGATCGCCTTAGGTAGCATTATGACCTTGACATGACTATTGTGTTACATCGTCATCCTACAAAATATACgtcatatataacacatagcctTATGGTAGTTGGTTTAAAAATAAACTATTTGacaattttttaattttgattatgatGATTTTTTGAAATCTTAAATGATGTTTTAGTTGTAATATCACGTTCTTTATTAATATAGAAACTACTTTCTTAAAAAacttattgtaacatcccaattttaaTGGAGTAATTAAATAGTAAAGTAGGAGTCCCGGGAAGTAATTttattattgttgtattttattatagcccaaaaatcgtaTGATAATTGGAGGAGTGTTGGTTCGGGAAGCTAAATGTCAATATTTGAACCTCTGGGGGCTTAATATAAAAGAAATTATGGAAGCGAGGGTTAAAAAGTAAATATTGGACTTGATTAGTAAGGATTTTTCAAAGGAGGGGTCGAAATAGTAAATTAGGTATCAGTTTTGAAAGAAATATGGCAAGGAGGGACCGTTTGTGTTATTATGGGAAAAGTTGGTGATAACCGGGTATAAAGCTTCGCTATTgtttaaaccctaaacctaacacTTCTTTCACCAGCTGCAACCATCCTTATGCCCCCTCCATTCGGCTGTCACCTTCTCAATGACCACCTCTGGTCGTTGTTGCCTTGCCAAACCCGACCACCACCATAACTTGTTGTCGCGCCTCGTGAACGGAATAGGAGAACCACCGAAGACCGTTGGAATCGTGCCCGCCGACGTCAGCTTAGGTCGTCGGGACCATTGCGGTGGCAATGGCGCTATGAACGGGTCCGCTCGATTGCGCCGCTGCCACCCTCCgtgttcttctctctctcttctctgtTCCTTTGCTGTTGTGGCTGTCGATTCGAAGCAACCATCGACGCTGGGGAAGGTTCTGCCACCAAGGGTCGTCGCTGTTGCCATTGTTGCACGCCACCATCGTCGTTTGCGTCACCAGATGGGGTCGTTGGGCTCTTCTTTAGTCAAGAAGAGCGCGTGTGTGCGTTTGGGTGGCTGGTGTGGGTAGCTATGAGCTTGGAAACCAAAAGAGACCActgccaccaccttacggtggtagCTACCATCGTGAATTAGCTGTGGTCGCTGCCAAACGCCACTAGGAGGGTGGCTGAATCCAAGTGCAAGCAAgtaatgtatgggtgttggtttctattgtagtgtgtgttgtgtgtgtagTTTAATGGTTGGAAAACTAAGAACCGCCacccgccaccaccgtgaggtggtggctgccaccatgtgtGTGTTTATGTAGTTAGTGTGTGTATATTCTTGGTTAAGGCATTGTAACTTGTAACTAGCAAAAATATAATGAAAGAAAAACCCAAAACACCACTGTAGGGTGGTGGTCGCCGCCTCCTGCCGCCGTATCGGGTGGCGGTGTGTTTTGACCCTGTTTGGGGGTGTTTGGACAATGTGGAatcaaggaaaccctaatgggaTCAAAGAAGCCCTAgtgggcccaataaggcccaaagtgacctaaaagcccaatcaAGGGACTAATGGGCTCGtattgggttgggaaaccctaattagggtttgggtaAAAGCCTAAtgctaataaaaccctaattgtgtgaATTTATCGGAGCACACACGAGATTATTTAGTAACttgaaatataaaataataattattggcaaattaacctaaggcaatattggacttaatggattaagtccttaataggttaagtaagaaacacttaaccctaatcatcatttcatgtgaaagcccTAATCTCTCTCgagccttgagttgggccttcctattgggctttGACAAGTGGATTATTAATGGACCATCCAAGAATGATCAGATGGACTAGAATATattgatgggctttagggtaaggcccatctaaggggttaggcccaatttggaaaattagccatagtttgggccttcatgagtatgtgatattgggccatgggaattGGACTGGAATAGttggatgggccttaaggaaagaccatgtagaggtctgggcccaatttggaaaaatgggccatatgttgggctttgtcCCATTACTTGACTGTTGGACTTTTGGTGTGTGTGTTGGatcttgggcttggaacccaattattaattgggtattgtttgatgctGACAGTtagggaatctgtcaaccagcagcggGAGTTTTatttgcgggacttcagcagtgtcaggtgagttctcctcactatacagACAGGGTCTACGACATTAGGTCGGTCCCTTTGGATTTTATCCTGGATTTAGTATGTTATGCTGTTATGATCTGATAGATATGTACCCTGGTAGTTAGGGTGTtactatgttgttatgatctggtAGATTTGTACCCTGGTAGTTAGGGTGTTGCTATGCTGTTATGATTTTATATCTGTACCCTGGTAGTTAGGGTGTTGctatgctgttatgatctgttagatctgtacccTGGTAGTTAGGGTGTTGctatgctgttatgatctgttagatctgtacccTAGTAGTTAGGGTGTTGCTATGCatttatgatctgttagatctgtacccTGGTAGTTAGGgtgttattatgttgttatgatcgaTTAGATTTGTACCCTGGTAGTTAGGGTGTTGTTATGCTAtcatatgatctgttagatcgatatcctggtagataggatgatgctatgcttagcaGTCGGTATGATTTGTGTTATTGTTCGATTATTTGTTGTATGTATGTCAACATATgtggttgggttgggttgaggcggtcctgctttgtgctgcaggccaacatacccaatgagcggtccggataggttgtaggccctacgaggcggtccagtcatgccgaaggcttggagagcggtccagatagactgaaggcctatgaggcggtccagtcaagtTGACgattcattatgcatgttgttctgtatttgttgatatgatatgattatggttatttgaggttggtattttgggggtaactcactaagctctcgggcttacagtttcagtttattgtttcaggtacatcagatgatcgcaggaagacaaatgcgtgatcgtacagctcctcatattttatggttttatgaattgattctggggatactctgatgtctgaactattttgaaaacaaactataGTAACTTGAtggttttaaaatgtattaaaaagttttaatttggcttgaattttatgggtgttacaagttggtatcagagccttggtttgagtgaattggaggaacattcgtgtgaatccaatctcaaatcaaggaagagttttcaaaatgatttgtaaatggttttcaaaataagtaaaggaggatgcagggtgtacgatcaaccggagctagtaagtagacctcaaaataccatacaattatttgattatgtgatatgttagaacatgcTATTACTAGGCTTGGGatattcaggaattgcatgatagaattgcctgattacatgatgcctgctagcctagggtttttcttatatgagattgacatcattactgtagttacttgtgtatgtatcacaactgtatataattaagatcttatagcctgagaatgtttgaatTGGCCTTGTGTTCTGTTCTTGCttaagtctatagggtccaacgttatgtatagCTAGTATACAccagtgctgcagggttggtggaagtttcatggatgggtgagtTGTGTGAGGTCGGTAGGTCAGTTGTGAGAcagttagcattcctctaggagtgaggattgagcgcttgctatggttatgtatattgttagggcgttgtgatgatacttgagacaaatatgggtaggtgtggaaggtagtatgggagtcacaacccctggggtttagTTGGAAGTTGGTCCCATGTTATGGTATGGATTATTCGAGACGTTTGGAGACCGGATCCAGGTCAGGATCGAGAGTTGGCAGCCATGATAGGCTAGTGTTGTCAGAGGATCATGTCAGTGAGATCATCTAGGAGGAGGTGATCAAGATTGTTCGGGGACAGTTGTCGGAGATGCTTAGGTCTAGCAAGATCGCCATGGTTGACTATTTTGACGAGCGCTTCACAGCTAGTGTTGACACGATTGTCATGGCAACTATATCAACTGTAAGAACGACAAGGAGAGGAGTTGGTCGAGTTTTCTAGTACTGGGATTTGCTACTGGTGCGTATTCTGATGAGTCGAGGGCTGCAGTTATGTGGGATTAGAGAGATGTTTTGTACTCGTTATATTCCGCGGATTGAGCAGGAAAGGCTAACACATGAGTTTCTGGATGTGAGGCTTCGGGGGGTTTTGCTTGAGGGTGTAATGTGAGTCTCGGGGGACTTCGGAAAGAGGTGATAATTATGTTCAGCTGGGGTTTTGACAGTTGGAAGTggaatggttaattgatggatTGGGTTGTCGTTTTATAGGGAAAGGATTGTGCCCTTTCAGTTTTTCAAGCCCGAAGG includes these proteins:
- the LOC111892809 gene encoding cyclin-J18 isoform X3 is translated as MTNELCSTVRIRVLDFLIQSAQQLEVPPVVKYSALSLFAERFYPIVSRFEQESTGHWLLQPVRESNLQLFSLIAIWISSKIDDSLPLSVKKLKSLADKIIQEQHYTTRDFAEAEVIFMKVLDYEIGTSDIVFRFLEDLVIQLKEVATVGEHLDFEVCMDIMDLLYEKEETSTLYNSPHSLAASILVASYVITVPKQRWEFPILPWVRESVNQQREFYLRDFSSVRYIR
- the LOC111892809 gene encoding cyclin-J18 isoform X1 → MTNELCSTVRIRVLDFLIQSAQQLEVPPVVKYSALSLFAERFYPIVSRFEQESTGHWLLQPVRESNLQLFSLIAIWISSKIDDSLPLSVKKLKSLADKIIQEQHYTTRDFAEAEVIFMKVLDYEIGTSDIVFRFLEDLVIQLKEVATVGEHLDFEVCMDIMDLLYEKEETSTLYNSPHSLAASILVASYVITVPKQRWEFPILPWGVRIWICRVTIQILGIQRNKGSWVKRKCLCCKG
- the LOC111892809 gene encoding cyclin-J18 isoform X2, whose product is MTNELCSTVRIRVLDFLIQSAQQLEVPPVVKYSALSLFAERFYPIVSRFEQESTGHWLLQPVRESNLQLFSLIAIWISSKIDDSLPLSVKKLKSLADKIIQEQHYTTRDFAEAEVIFMKVLDYEIGTSDIVFRFLEDLVIQLKEVATVGEHLDFEVCMDIMDLLYEKEETSTLYNSPHSLAASILVASYVITVPKQRWEFPILPWVKYGLACKEDIIEVVRDILKHVLQPCSM
- the LOC111892809 gene encoding cyclin-J18 isoform X5, with the protein product MTNELCSTVRIRVLDFLIQSAQQLEVPPVVKYSALSLFAERFYPIVSRFEQESTGHWLLQPVRESNLQLFSLIAIWISSKIDDSLPLSVKKLKSLADKIIQEQHYTTRDFAEAEVIFMKVLDYEIGTSDIVFRFLEDLVIQLKEVATVGEHLDFEVCMDIMDLLYEKEETSTLYNSPHSLAASILVASYVITVPKQRWEFPILPWG
- the LOC111892809 gene encoding cyclin-J18 isoform X4, which codes for MTNELCSTVRIRVLDFLIQSAQQLEVPPVVKYSALSLFAERFYPIVSRFEQESTGHWLLQPVRESNLQLFSLIAIWISSKIDDSLPLSVKKLKSLADKIIQEQHYTTRDFAEAEVIFMKVLDYEIGTSDIVFRFLEDLVIQLKEVATVGEHLDFEVCMDIMDLLYEKEETSTLYNSPHSLAASILVASYVITVPKQRWEFPILPWGTSDDRRKTNA